The sequence CGCCGACATGAACCGCCACTTGTTGCGAGGGACGATTCCCGACACCACAGATGATTTCGATGCGCCGGAGCGGTATCGTATCGAAGGCCCAGCGTGCAAGAAGGGATGTGGCGCGTGTTGCTATGCCTCTGCAGGTCCGTGTACTGCGCACCCAATACCCCAGATTGCCGGTCTGATACATGGCGTCGATCCGGTTGATGCCGCAGCCGCCGAGAAATGTGCCGTCCACGGAGGAGCGGATGCAGAACGAGTACTCGAGAGCCATGTGCCAATCGCGCATCGTGCGCTCGATGTACTGCTCGCTGTCGGCCAGCGCATAATGCTCGTGGCACCACGGCATCCATGGGCGCATATCCTGTATCGACTCGCGCGCCGCCTCGAAGAGGTCCCACGCGTCCGACGGCTCGTACGGCCGCAGCACGATCTCGCCGTCGCCGATTCCGCTCCGCGATATTTCGTCAGCCATTGGAGTAGGAAGGAGCTAGGAGTTAGGAATTAGGAGCTAGGAGGTTGGAGTAAGGAATTAGGATCTAGGAGTGTGGAATCCGGTGCTGGAAAGAAAACAGCATTTAAATGTCTTGAAGCGTGCTCTATGATCCAAGCAACTACCTACTCCTTACTCCAACCTCCTAGATCCTAATTCCTAGATCCTCGCTCCTAGATCCTCGCTCCTATCTCCCAGCTCCTAGTTCAACATTTCCCCCCGACAAAACCACCCCCACCCGCTTCCCCGCGAATTGGTCGGGATGAGAAAACACGGCGGCCAGTGGTACAGCCGCCGAGGGTTCCACGACTATTTTCATACGTTGAAGTATCAGTTGCATCGCTTCGAGAATTGATGCCTCGTCCACTGTCAGTATCTGTTCGACGCGGTCGAGGATGATCGGGAAAGTCCGCTCGCCAAGAGAGGTGAGCAGACCGTCGGCAACGGTCACGGGATTGTTGGAGGGAATGATGTGGCCTGCCGCGAGCGATCTGCAGGCGTCATCGGCCGCGGCGGGTTCGGCGCCGAATACGCGGGTGCGCGGATTCACCTCTGTCAC comes from Ignavibacteriota bacterium and encodes:
- a CDS encoding GNAT family N-acetyltransferase; the protein is MADEISRSGIGDGEIVLRPYEPSDAWDLFEAARESIQDMRPWMPWCHEHYALADSEQYIERTMRDWHMALEYSFCIRSSVDGTFLGGCGINRIDAMYQTGNLGYWVRSTRTCRGIATRATSLLARWAFDTIPLRRIEIICGVGNRPSQQVAVHVGAVEEGRLRARLLVNGVPHDAVLYSLLTDI